The Macaca fascicularis isolate 582-1 chromosome 1, T2T-MFA8v1.1 genome includes a window with the following:
- the CROCC gene encoding rootletin isoform X3, with protein sequence MASLLSLQEENQLLQQELSRVEDLLAQSRAERDELAIKYNAVSERLEQTLRLESGELETQEPRGLVRQSVELRRQLQEEQASYRRKLQAYQEGQQRQAQLVQRLQGKILQYKKRCSELEQQLLERSGELEQQRLRNTEHSQDLESALIRLEEEQQRSASLAQVNAMLREQLDQAGSANQALSEDIRKVTSDWARSRKELEQREAAWRREEESFNAYFSNEHSRLLLLWRQVVGFRRLVSEVKMFTERDLLQLGGELARTSRAVQEAGLGLSTGLRLAESRTEAALEKQALLQAQLEEQLRDKVLREKDLVQQQMQSDLDKADLSARVTELGLAVERLQKQNLEKDQVNKDLTEKLEALESLRLQEQAALETEDGEGLQQTLRDLAQAVLSDSESGVQLSGSERTADASDGSLRGLSGQRTPSPPRRSSPGRGRSPRRGPSPACSDSSTLALIHSALHKRQLQVQDMRGRYEASQDLLGTLRKQLSDSESERRALEEQLQRLRDKTDGAMQAQEDAQREVQRLRSANELLSREKSNLAHSLQVAQQQAEELQQEREKLQAAQEELRRQRDRLVEEQEDAVQDGARVRRELERSHRQLEQLEGKRSVLAKELVEVREALSRATLQRDMLQAEKAEVAEALTKAEAGRVELELSMTKLRAEEASLQDSLSKLSALNESLAQDKLDLNRLVAQLEEEKAALQGRQRQAEQEATVAREEQERLEELRLEQEVARQGLEGSLRVAEQAQEALEQQLPTLRHERSRLQEQLAQLSRQLSGREQELEQARRAAQRQMEALERAAREKEALAKERAGLAVQLAAAEREGRTLSEEATRLRLEKEALEGSLFEVQRQLAQLEARREHLEAEGQALLLAKETLTGELAGLRQQIIATQEKASLDKELMAQKLVQAEREAQASLREQRAAHEEDLQRLQREKEAAWRELEAERAQLQSQLQREQEELLARLEAEKEELSEEIATLQQERDEGLLLAESEKQQALSLKESEKTALSEKLMGTRHSLATISLEMERQKRDAQSRQEQDRSTVNALTSELRDLRAQLEEAVAAHAQEVRRLQEQAQDLGKQRDSCLREAEELRTQLRLLEDARDGLRRELLEAQRKLRESQEGREVQRQEAGELRRSLGEGAKEREALRRSNEELRAAVKKAESERISLKLANEDKEQKLALLEEARTAVGKEAGELRTGLQEVERSRLEARRELQELRRQMKMLDSENTRLGRELAELQGRLALGERAEKESRRETLGLRQRLLKGEASLEVMRQELQVAQRKLQEQEGEFRTRERRLLGSLEEARGTEKQQLDHARGLELKLEATRAEAAELGLRLSAAEGRAQGLEAELARVEAQRRAAEAQLGGLRSALRRGLGLGRAPSPAPRPVPGSPARDAAAGGSGDGLSSPSNLECSPGSQPPSPGPATSPAPPDLDPETVRGALQEFLQELRSAQRERDDLRTQTSALSRQLAEMEAERDHATLRARQLQKAVAESEEARRSVDGRLSGVQAEMALQEESVRRSERERRATLDQIATLERSLQATESELRASQEKISKMKANETKLEGDKRRLKEVLDASESRTVKLELQRRSLEGELQRSRLGLSDREAQAQALQDRVDSLQRQVADSEVKAGTLQLTVERLNGALAKVEESEGALRDKVRGLTEALAQSSASLNSTQDKNLHLQKALTACEHDRQVLQERLDAARQALSEARKQSSSLGEQVQTLRGEVADLELQQVEAEGQLQQLREVLRQRQEGEAAALHMVQKLQDERRLLQERLGSLQRALAQLEAEKREVERSALRLEKDRVALRRTLDKVEREKLRSHEDTVRLSAEKGRLDRTLTGAELELAEAQRQIQQLEAQVVVLEQSHSPAQLEVDAQQQQQLELQQEVERLRSAQVQTERTLEARERAHRQRVRGLEEQVCRPPRKAGPGSCVGLEEEERPSQDLVGVHTEGTVAAGASKELSTLLPTLRPPREMSPCWHLEKGPMPGTGEGPPFGQPTPRAQSLGGLKLGWDEEALRWQC encoded by the exons CTGGAGCAGACTCTGCGGCTGGAGTCTGGGGAGCTGGAGACGCAGGAGCCCAGGGGGCTGGTACGGCAGAGCGTGGAGTTGCGGAGGCAGTTGCAGGAGGAGCAGGCCTCTTACCGGCGCAAGCTGCAGGCCTACCAGGAGGGCCAGCAGCGGCAGGCCCAGCTTGTACAGCGGCTGCAGGGCAAG ATTCTCCAGTACAAGAAGAGGTGCTCGGAGCTGgagcagcagctgctggagagaTCCGGAGAGCTGGAGCAGCAGCGACTGAGG AACACAGAACACAGCCAAGACCTGGAAAGCGCCCTTATTCGgctggaggaggagcagcagaG GAGTGCCAGTCTGGCCCAGGTGAATGCCATGCTCCGAGAACAGCTTGACCAGGCAGGCTCGGCCAACCAAGCTCTGAGTGAGGACATACGAAAGGTGACCAGCGACTGGGCACGCAGCCGCAAGGAGCTGGAGCAGCGGGAGGCAGCATGGAGGCGTGAGGAGGAG TCTTTCAACGCCTACTTCAGCAACGAGCACAGTCGCCTGCTCCTCCTCTGGAGGCAGGTAGTGGGGTTCCGGCGGCTGGTCAGCGAGGTGAAGATGTTCACCGAGAG GGACCTGCTGCAGCTGGGAGGGGAGCTGGCCCGGACATCACGAGCTGTCCAGGAGGCAGGCCTGGGACTGAGCACGGGCCTGCGGCTGGCAGAGAGCCGGACGGAGGCAGCCCTGGAGAAGCAGGCCCTGCTGCAGGCCCAGCTGGAGGAGCAGCTGCGGGACAAGGTGCTCCGCGAGAAGGACCTGGTCCAGCAGCAGATGCAGAGCGACCTGGACAAGGCTGACCTCAGTGCCAG AGTGACAGAGCTGGGCCTGGCAGTGGAGCGTCTTCAGAAGCAGAATCTGGAGAAGGATCAGGTCAACAAGGACCTCACCGAGAAGCTTGAGGCCCTG GAATCCCTGCGGCTACAGGAGCAGGCGGCCCTGGAGACAGAGGACGGAGAGGGGCTACAGCAGACCCTAAGGGACCTGGCACAG GCCGTCCTGTCGGACTCTGAGAGCGGTGTCCAGCTGAGTGGCTCCGAGCGCACGGCAGATGCGTCCGATGGCAGCCTGCGGGGGCTCTCGGGCCAGCGGACCCCGTCCCCACCACGGCGCTCCTCACCGGGCCGAGGCCGTTCGCCCCGCCGAGGCCCCTCCCCGGCCTGCTCAGACTCCTCCACGCTCGCCCTGATCCACTCCGCCCTGCACAAGCGCCAGCTGCAGGTCCAG GACATGCGTGGGCGCTATGAGGCAAGCCAGGACCTGCTGGGCACCCTGCGGAAGCAGCTTAGCGACAGCGAGAGTGAACGGCGGGCCCTAGAGGAACAGCTGCAGCGCCTGCGGGACAAGACCGATGGCGCCATGCAGGCCCAGGAGGACGCCCAGCGCGAGGTGCAGCGGCTGCGGAGTGCCAACGAGCTCCTGAGCAG GGAGAAGAGCAACCTGGCCCACAGCCTGCAGGTGGCCCAGCAGCAGGCCGAGGAGCTGCAGCAGGAGCGGGAGAAGCTGCAGGCTGCCCAGGAGGAGCTGCGGCGCCAGCGGGACCGGCTGGTGGAAGAGCAGGAGGACGCGGTGCAGGATGGCGCGCGGGTGCGCCGGGAGCTTGAGCGCAG CCATAGACAACTAGAGCAGCTGGAAGGGAAGCGCTCAGTCCTGGCCAAGGAGCTGGTGGAGGTGAGGGAGGCGCTGAGCCGCGCTACGCTGCAGCGGGACATGCTGCAGGCCGAGAAGGCCGAGGTGGCCGAGGCGCTGACCAAG GCTGAGGCTGGCCGCGTGGAGCTCGAGCTCTCCATGACCAAGCTGAGGGCAGAGGAGGCCTCCCTGCAGGACTCCCTGTCCAAGCTGAGCGCCCTCAACGAGAGCCTTGCTCAGGACAAGCTGGATCTGAACCGCCTTGTTGCCCAG CTGGAGGAAGAAAAGGCCGCCCTGCAGGGCCGGCAGCGGCAGGCAGAGCAGGAGGCCACAGTGGCGCGGGAAGAGCAGGAGCGGCTGGAGGAGCTGCGGTTGGAGCAGGAGGTGGCACGGCAGGGCCTGGAGGGCTCCCTACGCGTGGCGGAGCAGGCCCAGGAGGCGCTGGAGCAGCAACTCCCCACGTTGCGCCATGAGCGCAGCCGGCTGCAGGAGCAGCTAGCGCAG CTCTCCCGGCAGCTGAGCGGGCGGGAGCAGGAGCTGGAGCAGGCCCGGCGGGCGGCCCAGCGGCAGATGGAGGCGCTGGAGCGAGCGGCCCGGGAGAAGGAGGCGCTAGCCAAGGAGCGCGCTGGCCTGGCTGTGCAGCTGGCGGCTGCGGAGCGTGAAGGCAGGACCCTGTCAGAGGAGGCCACGCGCCTGCG CTTGGAGAAGGAAGCCCTGGAGGGCAGCCTGTTTGAGGTGCAGCGGCAGCTGGCCCAGCTTGAGGCCCGCCGGGAGCATCTGGAAGCCGAGGGGCAGGCCCTGCTGCTGGCCAAGGAGACCCTTACTG GAGAGTTGGCGGGCCTGCGGCAGCAAATAATAGCTACACAGGAGAAAGCCAGTCTAGACAAGGAGCTGATGGCCCAGAAGCTGGTGCAGGCTGAGCGGGAGGCCCAGGCCTCTCTGCGGGAGCAGCGGGCAGCCCACGAGGAGGACTTGCAGCGACTCCAGCGCGAAAAG GAGGCAGCATGGCGAGAGCTGGAGGCCGAGCGGGCCCAGCTGCAGAGTCAGCTGCAGCGTGAGCAGGAGGAGCTGCTGGCCCGGCTGGAGGCCGAGAAGGAAGAGCTGAGTGAGGAGATTGCTACCCTGCAGCAGGAGCGCGACGAGGGCCTCCTCCTGGCTGAGAGTGAGAAGCAGCAG gCCTTGTCTCTGAAGGAGTCTGAGAAGACGGCGCTGTCAGAGAAGTTGATGGGTACACGGCACAGCCTGGCCACCATCTCCCTGGAGATGGAGCGGCAGAAACGAGATGCCCAGAGCCGGCAGGAGCAGGACCGG AGCACCGTGAACGCTCTGACGTCCGAGCTGCGGGACCTACGGGCCCAGCTAGAGGAGGCTGTTGCAGCCCACGCCCAGGAGGTGAGGAGGCTGCAAGAGCAGGCCCAAGACCTGGGCAAGCAGCGGGACTCCTGTCTTCGCGAG GCAGAAGAGCTTCGGACCCAGCTGCGTCTGCTGGAGGATGCCCGTGATGGGCTGCGGCGGGAGCTGCTGGAGGCCCAGCGCAAGCTGCGTGAGAGCCAGGAGGGCCGGGAGGTGCAGCGCCAGGAGGCAGGCGAGCTGCGGCGCAGCCTGGGCGAGGGCGCCAAGGAGCGCGAGGCCCTGCGGCGCTCCAACGAGGAGCTTCGAGCCGCTGTGAAGAAGGCAGAAAGCGAGCGCATCAG CCTGAAGCTTGCCAATGAGGACAAGGAGCAGAAGCTGGCACTCCTAGAGGAGGCACGGACAGCCGTGGGCAAGGAGGCCGGGGAGCTGCGAACTGGGCTGCAGGAGGTGGAGCGCTCGCGGCTGGAAGCTCGGCGGGAGCTGCAGGAGCTCCGGCGTCAG ATGAAGATGCTGGACAGTGAGAACACTAGACTGGGCCGGGAGCTGGCGGAGCTGCAGGGCCGCCTGGCACTGGGCGAGCGGGCAGAGAAGGAGAGCCGGCGGGAGACCCTGGGCCTCCGGCAGAGGCTGCTGAAGGGCGAGGCCAGCCTGGAGGTGATGCGGCAGGAG CTCCAGGTAGCCCAGCGGAAGCTGCAGGAACAAGAAGGCGAGTTCCGGACCCGCGAGCGACGCCTGCTGGGCTCCCTGGAGGAGGCGCGTGGCACTGAAAAGCAGCAGCTGGACCACGCCCGCGGCCTAGAGCTGAAGCTGGAGGCGACGCGGGCCGAGGCTGCAGAGCTGGGCCTGCGGCTGAGCGCAGCCGAGGGCCGGGCACAAGGCCTGGAAGCCGAGCTGGCCCGCGTGGAGGCGCAGCGGCGCGCGGCGGAGGCCCAGCTGGGTGGCCTGCGCTCGGCTCTGCGCCGGGGCCTCGGCCTCGGTCGcgcgcccagcccagccccgCGGCCGGTGCCCGGCTCCCCTGCCCGGGACGCAGCCGCAGGAG GAAGTGGGGACGGGCTCAGCAGCCCCAGCAACTTAGAATGCAGCCCTGGGTCCCAGCCACCATCTCCAGGACCTGCCACCTCCCCGGCTCCTCCAGACCTGGACCCGGAGACCGTGCGCGGGGCCCTCCAGGAATTTCTGCAGGAGCTGCGCAGTGCCCAGAGAGAACGG GATGATCTTCGGACCCAGACCAGTGCCCTGAGTCGCCAGCTGGCTGAGATGGAGGCTGAGAGAGACCACGCAACCTTGAGGGCCAGGCAGCTGCAGAAGGCGGTGGCTGAGAGTGAGGAAG CCCGGCGCAGTGTGGATGGGCGGCTGAGCGGGGTCCAGGCGGAGATGGCGCTGCAGGAGGAGAGTGTGCGGCGCAGTGAGCGGGAGCGCCGGGCCACGCTGGACCAGATAGCCACACTGGAGAGGAGCCTGCAGGCCACCGAGAGCGAGCTCCGGGCCAGCCAG GAGAAGATCAGCAAGATGAAGGCCAATGAGACAAAGCTGGAGGGCGACAAGCGGCGCCTGAAGGAGGTCCTGGACGCCTCCGAGAGCCGCACCGTCAAGCTGGAGCTGCAGCGGCGCTCACTTGAGGGGGAGCTGCAGCGCAGCCGCCTGGGCCTGAGTGATCGTGAGGCCCAAGCCCAGGCCCTCCAGGATCGGGTGGACTCCCTGCAGAGACAG GTGGCAGACAGCGAGGTGAAGGCAGGGACCCTGCAGCTGACCGTGGAGCGGCTGAACGGGGCCCTGGCCAAGGTGGAGGAAAGCGAGGGGGCCCTCCGGGACAAGGTGCGGGGCCTGACAGAGGCCCTAGCCCAGAGCAGTGCCAGCCTCAACAGCACCCAGGACAAGAACCTGCATCTACAGAAGGCTCTGACCGCCTGTGAACACGACCGCCAAGTGCTCCAG GAACGGCTGGATGCTGCCCGGCAGGCATTATCTGAGGCACGGAAGCAAAGCAGCTCTCTGGGCGAGCAGGTGCAGACGTTGCGAGGCGAGGTGGCTGACCTGGAGCTGCAGCAGGTGGAGGCCGAGGGCCAGCTACAACAGCTACGGGAG GTGCTGCGGCAGCggcaggagggtgaggctgcagccCTGCACATGGTCCAGAAGCTGCAAGATGAGCGGCGGCTGCTGCAAGAGCGCCTGGGCAGCCTGCAGCGCGCCCTGGCTCAGCTGGAAGCCGAGAAGCGGGAGGTGGAGCGCTCAGCCCTGCGGCTGGAGAAGGACCGTGTAGCCCTCAGGAGGACGCTGGACAAG GTGGAGCGGGAGAAGCTTCGTAGCCACGAGGACACAGTGCGGCTGAGCGCAGAGAAGGGCCGCCTGGACCGCACCCTCACGGGAGCTGAGCTGGAGCTGGCAGAGGCGCAGAGGCAGATCCAGCAGCTGGAG GCGCAGGTGGTGGTGCTGGAGCAGAgccacagcccagcccagctggAGGTAGAtgcgcagcagcagcagcagctggagctgcagcaggAGGTGGAGCGGCTGCGCAGTGCCCAGGTGCAGACTGAGCGCACGCTGGAGGCTCGGGAGCGGGCCCACCGCCAGAGGGTGCGTGGGCTGGAGGAGCAGGTGTGCAGGCCCCCTCGGAAGGCTGGGCCAGGATCCTGTGTGGggctggaggaagaggagagaccCAGTCAAGACCTCGTGG GTGTCCACACTGAAGGGACAGTTGCAGCAGGAGCTTCGAAGGAGCTCAGCacccttctccccaccctccGGCCCCCCAGAGAAATGAGCCCCTGCTGGCATCTGGAAAAAGGCCCTATGCCCGGGACAGGGGAGGGCCCTCCTTTTGGACAGCCCACCCCCAGAGCCCAATCCCTTGGGGGCCTCAAGTTAGGGTGGGATGAGGAGGCGCTCCGCTGGCAGTGCTGA